The following proteins are encoded in a genomic region of Actinomadura sp. NAK00032:
- a CDS encoding ribose-phosphate diphosphokinase, giving the protein MSGIKASGQKKLMLFTGRAHPDLAREVADNLHIELTPTSAYDFANGETFVRFLESVRGSDAFVIQSHTAPINQWIMEQLIMVDALKRASAKRITVVAPFFGYARQDKKHRGREPISARLMADLFKTAGADRLITVDLHTAQIQGFFDGPVDHLFALDLLARHFESRLDTSQVTVVAPDAGRVRVTERWSDRLGGVPMAIIHKKRDPDVANEVKVFDVVGEVKGRTCVVVDDMIDTGGTIVKAADALFEQGAAKVVVAATHGVLSGPAVDRLKNSRISEVVLTNTLPIPEEKQFDKLTVLPIAPLVARAINEVFSDGSVTSLFGGHS; this is encoded by the coding sequence GTGAGTGGGATCAAAGCGAGCGGTCAGAAGAAGCTGATGCTCTTCACCGGCCGAGCCCACCCGGACCTGGCCAGGGAAGTCGCCGACAACCTCCACATCGAGCTCACACCGACGTCCGCGTATGACTTCGCCAACGGTGAGACGTTCGTGCGGTTCCTGGAGTCGGTCCGCGGGTCGGACGCCTTCGTGATCCAGAGCCACACGGCTCCCATCAATCAGTGGATCATGGAGCAGCTGATCATGGTGGACGCGCTCAAGCGCGCGTCCGCCAAACGGATCACCGTGGTGGCGCCGTTCTTCGGTTACGCGCGGCAGGACAAGAAGCACCGGGGCCGGGAGCCGATCTCGGCGCGGCTGATGGCGGACCTGTTCAAGACCGCGGGCGCCGACCGGCTGATCACCGTGGACCTGCACACCGCGCAGATCCAGGGCTTCTTCGACGGCCCCGTGGACCACCTGTTCGCGCTGGACCTGCTGGCCCGCCACTTCGAGAGCCGCTTGGACACCTCCCAGGTGACCGTGGTGGCGCCGGACGCGGGCCGGGTGCGGGTGACCGAGCGCTGGTCGGACCGGCTCGGCGGCGTGCCGATGGCGATCATCCACAAGAAGCGCGACCCGGACGTGGCCAACGAGGTGAAGGTCTTCGACGTCGTCGGCGAGGTCAAGGGCCGCACCTGCGTCGTGGTCGACGACATGATCGACACCGGCGGCACGATCGTGAAGGCGGCCGACGCCCTCTTCGAGCAGGGCGCCGCGAAGGTCGTGGTCGCAGCGACCCACGGCGTCCTCTCCGGCCCGGCCGTGGACCGCTTGAAGAACTCCCGCATCTCCGAGGTCGTCCTGACGAACACCCTGCCGATCCCGGAAGAGAAGCAGTTCGACAAGCTCACGGTCCTCCCGATCGCCCCCCTGGTGGCCCGAGCCATCAACGAGGTCTTCAGCGACGGCTCAGTAACAAGCTTGTTCGGCGGGCATAGCTAA
- a CDS encoding 50S ribosomal protein L25/general stress protein Ctc, whose protein sequence is MSEVRIAAEPRTEFGKGAARRTRRAGKVPAVLYGHGTDPQHISLPGHDLMLALKTPNVLLTIEGLGNGSELALPKDVQRDPVKGFLEHVDLLLVKRGEKVVVDLPVNIVGDVVAGGQVAQTVVEISVETEATHIPESVDLDISGLGVDSQVLAKDLKLPSGTTLAADEETLVLQIVDATAATEPEPEAGAEAGAAEGAGAEGEGESAGE, encoded by the coding sequence GTGTCCGAGGTACGCATTGCCGCCGAGCCGCGCACCGAGTTCGGTAAGGGTGCCGCGCGGCGCACCCGCCGGGCCGGCAAGGTGCCCGCCGTCCTCTATGGTCACGGCACCGACCCGCAGCACATCTCGCTGCCGGGTCACGACCTGATGCTGGCGCTCAAGACGCCGAACGTGCTGCTGACCATCGAGGGGCTCGGCAACGGCTCGGAGCTGGCGCTGCCGAAGGACGTGCAGCGCGACCCGGTCAAGGGGTTCCTGGAGCACGTCGACCTGCTGCTGGTGAAGCGCGGCGAGAAGGTCGTCGTCGACCTGCCGGTGAACATCGTCGGCGACGTGGTCGCGGGCGGCCAGGTGGCGCAGACGGTCGTGGAGATCTCCGTGGAGACGGAGGCGACCCACATTCCGGAGTCGGTCGACCTGGACATCTCCGGCCTCGGGGTCGACTCGCAGGTGCTGGCGAAGGACCTGAAGCTGCCGTCGGGGACGACGCTGGCGGCGGACGAGGAGACGCTGGTCCTGCAGATCGTCGACGCGACGGCGGCGACGGAGCCGGAGCCGGAGGCGGGCGCCGAGGCGGGCGCGGCCGAGGGTGCGGGCGCCGAGGGCGAGGGCGAGTCCGCCGGCGAGTAG
- the pth gene encoding aminoacyl-tRNA hydrolase, whose protein sequence is MDLWLVVGLGNPGPSYAGNRHNAGFMVLDVLAARAGGRFKSHRSRADVLEGRLAGSRVVLAKPRSFMNESGGPVKGLRDFFKVPEERVVVVHDELDIPFGAVRLKRGGGDNGHNGLRSVTRSLGTKEYLRVRFGVGRPPGRMDAAAFVLKDFSAAERKSLDLEVDRAADAVEALLSDGLEAAQNVFHAG, encoded by the coding sequence GTGGATCTCTGGCTGGTCGTGGGGCTGGGCAATCCGGGGCCGTCGTATGCGGGGAACCGGCACAACGCGGGGTTCATGGTGCTGGACGTGCTGGCGGCGCGGGCCGGCGGCCGGTTCAAGTCGCACCGGTCGCGGGCGGACGTGCTGGAGGGCCGGCTCGCGGGGAGCCGCGTGGTGCTGGCGAAGCCGCGGTCGTTCATGAACGAGTCGGGCGGGCCGGTGAAGGGGCTGCGGGACTTCTTCAAGGTGCCGGAGGAGCGGGTGGTCGTCGTCCATGACGAGCTGGACATCCCGTTCGGGGCGGTGCGGTTGAAGCGCGGCGGCGGTGACAATGGTCACAACGGGCTGCGGTCGGTGACGCGGTCGCTCGGGACCAAGGAGTACCTGCGGGTGCGGTTCGGGGTGGGGCGGCCGCCGGGGCGGATGGACGCGGCGGCGTTCGTGCTGAAGGACTTCTCCGCGGCGGAGCGCAAGAGCCTCGACCTGGAGGTGGACCGGGCGGCGGACGCGGTGGAGGCGCTGCTGTCGGACGGGCTGGAGGCGGCGCAGAACGTGTTCCACGCGGGGTGA
- a CDS encoding sugar transferase: MAVVDKVQAESSTRHEQKRAQSQNWSGAYRRVATWLDFLSMLMAGVIAFVLRFPGVPTELNAPYVALTVALPLLWVPTLMMCRAYQPRYVGVGYEEFHRVIRAGFILTAAVAIVAYATKTEVARGYVVMALPLGTFLALVARYRLRKWLHKRRWNGECMRRVVAVGHRTSVADLIRLLRTKRYHGMDIVAVCLPPALASGEDAVAEVEGVPVLGDFAQAAAVAERAGADSVAVLACPEMDGVALRRLAWQIEREDIELVVAPALMDVTGPRISIRPVSGLPLLHVEHPELDGGRKLFKGLFDRVAALTGIVVLSPLLALVAVLIKFDGDHGPVLFRQTRVGRGGREFTVLKFRTMVQDAEARRTELLASNDNDGVLFKIREDPRITRVGRWLRRYSLDELPQLFNVARGEMSLVGPRPPLPEEVAQYGGDVYRRLVVKPGLTGLWQVSGRSDLTWEESVRLDLRYVDNWTLALDLQIMWKTWSAVFRGSGAY, from the coding sequence ATGGCCGTCGTTGACAAGGTCCAGGCCGAGTCATCGACCCGCCATGAGCAGAAGCGCGCGCAGTCGCAGAACTGGAGCGGCGCGTATCGGCGGGTCGCGACGTGGCTGGACTTCCTCAGCATGCTGATGGCCGGCGTCATCGCGTTCGTGCTCCGGTTCCCGGGGGTGCCGACGGAGCTGAACGCGCCGTACGTGGCGCTGACCGTCGCGCTGCCGCTGCTGTGGGTGCCGACGCTGATGATGTGCCGGGCCTACCAGCCGCGGTACGTCGGGGTCGGCTACGAGGAGTTCCACCGGGTGATCCGCGCCGGGTTCATCCTGACGGCGGCGGTCGCGATCGTGGCGTACGCGACGAAGACCGAGGTGGCGCGCGGCTATGTGGTGATGGCGCTGCCGCTCGGCACCTTCCTCGCGCTGGTCGCGCGGTACCGGCTGCGCAAGTGGCTGCACAAGCGGCGCTGGAACGGCGAGTGCATGCGCCGCGTGGTCGCGGTGGGGCACCGCACGTCGGTGGCCGACCTGATCCGGCTGCTGCGCACGAAGCGCTACCACGGCATGGACATCGTGGCGGTGTGCCTGCCGCCGGCGCTGGCGTCCGGTGAGGACGCGGTCGCCGAGGTCGAGGGAGTCCCGGTGCTGGGCGACTTCGCGCAGGCGGCGGCGGTCGCCGAGCGCGCCGGCGCGGACTCGGTGGCGGTGCTGGCCTGCCCGGAGATGGACGGGGTGGCGCTGCGCCGGCTGGCGTGGCAGATCGAGCGCGAGGACATCGAGCTGGTGGTCGCGCCCGCGCTGATGGACGTGACCGGCCCGCGGATCTCGATCCGCCCGGTGTCGGGGCTGCCGCTGCTGCATGTGGAGCATCCGGAGCTGGACGGCGGCCGCAAGCTGTTCAAGGGCCTGTTCGACCGGGTCGCGGCGCTGACCGGGATCGTGGTGCTGAGCCCGCTGCTGGCGCTGGTCGCGGTGCTGATCAAGTTCGACGGGGACCACGGCCCGGTGCTGTTCCGGCAGACCCGCGTCGGGCGCGGCGGCCGGGAGTTCACCGTGCTGAAGTTCCGCACGATGGTGCAGGACGCGGAGGCGCGGCGGACGGAGCTGCTGGCGTCCAACGACAACGACGGGGTGCTGTTCAAGATCCGGGAGGATCCGCGGATCACCCGGGTGGGGCGGTGGCTGCGCCGGTACTCGCTGGACGAGCTGCCGCAGCTGTTCAACGTGGCGCGCGGCGAGATGTCGCTGGTGGGGCCGCGGCCGCCGCTGCCGGAGGAGGTCGCCCAGTACGGCGGCGACGTGTACCGGCGGCTGGTGGTGAAGCCGGGGCTGACGGGCCTGTGGCAGGTGAGCGGCCGCTCCGACCTGACATGGGAGGAGTCGGTCCGGCTCGACCTGCGCTACGTCGACAACTGGACCCTCGCCCTCGACCTGCAGATCATGTGGAAGACGTGGAGCGCGGTCTTCCGGGGTTCCGGGGCCTACTGA